A single window of Onychomys torridus chromosome 8, mOncTor1.1, whole genome shotgun sequence DNA harbors:
- the Rara gene encoding retinoic acid receptor alpha isoform X2 — MYESVEVGGLAPAPNPFLVVDFYNQNRACLLPEKGLPAPGPYSTPLRTPLWNGSNHSIETQSSSSEEIVPSPPSPPPLPRIYKPCFVCQDKSSGYHYGVSACEGCKGFFRRSIQKNMVYTCHRDKNCIINKVTRNRCQYCRLQKCFEVGMSKESVRNDRNKKKKEVPKPECSESYTLSPEVGELIEKVRKAHQETFPALCQLGKYTTNNSSEQRVSLDIDLWDKFSELSTKCIIKTVEFAKQLPGFTTLTIADQITLLKAACLDILILRICTRYTPEQDTMTFSDGLTLNRTQMHNAGFGPLTDLVFAFANQLLPLEMDDAETGLLSAICLICGDRQDLEQPDKVDMLQEPLLEALKVYVRKRRPNRPHMFPKMLMKITDLRSISAKGAERVITLKMEIPGSMPPLIQEMLENSEGLDTLSGQSGGGTRDGGGLAPPPGSCSPSLSPSSHRSSPATQSP, encoded by the exons ATGTACGAGAGTGTGGAAGTCGGGGGGCTCGCCCCCGCCCCTAACCCCTTCCTGGTGGTGGACTTTTATAACCAGAACCGGGCCTGTTTGCTCCCAGAGAAGGGGCTCCCTGCTCCAGGTCCCTACTCCACCCCGCTCCGGACTCCGCTTTGGAATGGCTCAAACCACT CTATCGAGACCCAGAGCAGCAGTTCCGAAGAGATAGTGCCCAGCCCCCCCTCGCCACCGCCTCTGCCCCGCATCTACAAGCCTTGCTTTGTCTGTCAGGACAAGTCATCAGGCTACCATTATGGGGTCAGCGCCTGTGAAGGCTGCAAG GGCTTCTTCCGACGCAGTATCCAAAAGAACATGGTGTATACGTGTCACCGAGACAAGAACTGCATCATCAACAAGGTGACCCGGAACCGTTGCCAGTACTGCCGGCTTCAGAAATGCTTCGAAGTGGGCATGTCCAAGGAGT CGGTGCGAAATGATcggaacaaaaagaagaaagaggtgcCCAAGCCGGAGTGCTCAGAGAGCTACACACTGTCGCCGGAGGTGGGGGAGCTCATCGAGAAGGTGCGCAAAGCGCACCAGGAAACCTTCCCGGCCCTCTGCCAGCTGGGCAAGTACACTACG AACAACAGCTCAGAACAGCGCGTCTCTCTGGACATTGATCTCTGGGACAAGTTCAGTGAACTCTCCACCAAGTGCATCATTAAGACTGTGGAATTCGCCAAACAGCTTCCCGGCTTCACCACCCTCACCATCGCTGACCAGATCACCCTCCTCAAGGCTGCCTGCCTGGATATCCTG ATTCTGCGAATCTGCACGCGGTACACGCCTGAACAAGACACAATGACCTTCTCAGACGGACTGACCCTGAACCGGACGCAGATGCACAATGCTGGCTTTGGCCCCCTCACCGACTTGGTTTTTGCCTTCGCCAACCAGCTGCTGCCCCTGGAGATGGACGATGCAGAGACTGGATTGCTCAGTGCCATCTGCCTCATCTGTGGAG ATCGACAGGACCTGGAGCAGCCAGACAAGGTGGACATGCTGCAGGAGCCGCTCCTGGAGGCATTGAAGGTCTACGTCCGGAAACGGAGGCCCAACCGTCCCCACATGTTCCCCAAGATGCTGATGAAGATCACGGATCTCCGGAGCATCAGCGCCAAGG GAGCCGAGCGAGTGATCACACTGAAGATGGAGATCCCTGGCTCCATGCCACCACTTATCCAGGAAATGCTGGAGAACTCTGAGGGCTTGGACACTCTAAGCGGACAGTCGGGGGGCGGAACACGAGATGGGGGTGGCCTGGCCCCCCCTCCGGGTAGCTGtagccccagcctcagccccagctCCCACAGAAGCAGCCCTGCCACCCAGTCTCCATGA
- the Gjd3 gene encoding gap junction delta-3 protein — translation MGEWAFLGSLLDAVQLQSPLVGRLWLVIMLIFRILVLATVGGAVFEDEQEEFVCNTLQPGCRQTCYDRAFPVSHYRFWLFHILLLSAPPVLFVIYSMHQASKEAGGAQPATACTRGRPEAPCAPCALRARRARRCYLLSVALRLLAELAFLGGQALLYGFRVAPHYACAGPPCPHTVDCFVSRPTEKTVFVVFYFAVGLLSALLSVAELGHLLWKGRQRAKPPPPPPPPALPSQQRADPDPFGPPAYAHRAPAGDSEGEGGSGHSKASLATVRQDLAI, via the coding sequence ATGGGGGAGTGGGCGTTCCTAGGCTCCCTGCTGGACGCGGTGCAGCTGCAGTCGCCGCTCGTGGGTCGCCTCTGGCTGGTGATCATGCTGATCTTCCGCATCCTGGTGCTGGCCACGGTGGGAGGTGCCGTGTTCGAGGACGAGCAGGAGGAGTTCGTGTGTAACACGCTGCAGCCCGGCTGTCGCCAGACCTGCTACGACCGCGCCTTCCCGGTGTCCCACTACCGCTTCTGGCTCTTCCACATCTTGCTCTTGTCGGCGCCGCCGGTGCTGTTCGTCATCTACTCCATGCACCAGGCCAGCAAGGAGGCGGGAGGGGCGCAGCCGGCCACGGCGTGCACGCGCGGGCGTCCCGAGGCCCCGTGCGCCCCGTGCGCCCTGCGCGCCCGCCGCGCGCGCCGCTGCTACCTGCTGAGCGTGGCTCTGCGCCTGCTCGCCGAGCTGGCCTTCCTGGGTGGCCAGGCGCTGCTCTACGGCTTCCGCGTGGCCCCGCACTACGCGTGCGCCGGCCCGCCTTGCCCGCACACCGTCGACTGCTTCGTGAGCCGGCCCACCGAGAAGACCGTCTTCGTGGTCTTCTACTTCGCCGTCGGGCTGCTCTCGGCGCTGCTCAGCGTGGCCGAGCTGGGCCACCTGCTCTGGAAAGGTCGCCAGCGCGCCaagccgcccccgcccccgcccccgccggctctgccttcccagcagcGGGCGGACCCCGACCCCTTCGGCCCGCCCGCCTACGCTCACCGCGCACCGGCCGGCGACAGCGAGGGCGAGGGCGGCAGCGGTCACAGCAAGGCGTCGCTGGCCACCGTGCGTCAGGACCTGGCCATCTAG